A window from Candidatus Zixiibacteriota bacterium encodes these proteins:
- a CDS encoding biopolymer transporter ExbD, with amino-acid sequence MGAADFGGDRKQKGKKKGLRRPKRRLGVKIDMTPMVDIAFLLLIFYMVSTVFAEPQAMEVNLPPSQDESPAAESKVLTLRVAPNDSIYWTLGKEDPAYVSDADLIQMLRDKVYETPGLITLVKISKSARYSRMVKILDAIEVVEYRIKQADAEFSYTFSLAPWTRLDTRMIEKVTGVSTDEDSDDEGNTP; translated from the coding sequence ATGGGTGCAGCGGACTTTGGCGGTGATCGCAAGCAAAAAGGCAAGAAGAAGGGGCTCAGACGCCCCAAACGACGGCTCGGCGTCAAGATCGATATGACGCCCATGGTCGATATTGCCTTCCTGCTGCTGATCTTCTATATGGTATCGACAGTGTTCGCCGAACCGCAGGCGATGGAGGTCAATCTGCCCCCGTCCCAGGACGAGTCCCCGGCGGCGGAGTCCAAAGTGCTCACCCTACGGGTTGCTCCCAATGATTCGATCTACTGGACCTTGGGCAAAGAGGACCCCGCCTATGTCTCCGATGCAGACCTGATCCAGATGCTGCGCGACAAAGTTTACGAAACACCGGGGCTCATCACGCTGGTCAAGATCAGCAAGAGCGCACGTTACTCACGTATGGTGAAGATTCTGGATGCGATTGAAGTCGTCGAATACCGGATCAAGCAAGCCGACGCGGAATTTTCGTATACCTTTTCACTGGCGCCCTGGACCCGGCTGGACACGCGAATGATCGAGAAAGTGACCGGCGTCTCGACAGATGAAGATTCCGACGATGAGGGCAACACGCCATGA
- a CDS encoding cystathionine gamma-synthase — protein sequence MRFETLAIHAGQAPEEKTGAIVVPIYQTATYAQPAIGAHKGYEYSRTHNPTRTALEECLAALEGGRHALAFSSGMAAESTLMALFKSGDHVVCGDDVYGGTYRVFEKIFRLWGFDFTFVDTTDLAAVQKAIKPNTKMLWLETPTNPLLKVVDLRASVSLAKRHNILVAVDNTFASPYFQRPLEFGADIVVHSTTKFLGGHSDTVGGAVILSDDAMYDRLFFARNAMGPIPGPFDSWITLRGLKTLGVRMRQHEQNAAAIAQHLTTHPRVRKVLYPGLTDNQYHGLAKKQMSGFGSLISFYLDGGEQESRKVCASTRIFALAESLGGVESLIEHPALMTHASIPRELREPRGLGDDLIRLSVGIEHVDDLIADIDSALASY from the coding sequence ATGCGATTTGAGACACTGGCCATCCATGCCGGGCAGGCCCCAGAGGAGAAGACCGGCGCGATTGTCGTCCCGATCTACCAGACTGCGACTTACGCCCAACCGGCAATCGGCGCGCACAAGGGGTATGAGTACTCGCGCACCCACAATCCCACTCGCACGGCATTGGAGGAGTGTCTCGCCGCGCTGGAGGGGGGGCGCCACGCGCTGGCGTTTTCATCCGGCATGGCGGCCGAATCGACGCTCATGGCACTCTTCAAGAGTGGCGATCATGTCGTCTGCGGCGACGATGTCTATGGCGGCACCTACCGCGTTTTCGAGAAGATTTTTCGGCTCTGGGGATTCGATTTCACGTTTGTCGACACGACCGACCTCGCCGCCGTCCAGAAGGCGATCAAGCCCAACACCAAAATGCTCTGGCTAGAGACCCCGACCAATCCACTGCTGAAAGTCGTTGATCTGCGGGCGTCGGTGTCGCTGGCGAAGAGACACAACATCCTCGTCGCGGTGGACAATACGTTTGCCTCCCCGTACTTCCAACGGCCCCTCGAGTTCGGCGCCGATATCGTCGTTCACTCGACCACCAAGTTTCTCGGCGGCCATTCCGATACTGTCGGCGGCGCGGTGATTCTCTCCGATGACGCGATGTACGATCGATTGTTCTTTGCGCGCAACGCCATGGGGCCCATTCCCGGACCGTTCGACAGTTGGATCACATTGCGCGGCCTCAAAACACTCGGCGTGCGCATGCGCCAACATGAACAAAACGCAGCGGCGATTGCTCAACATCTGACAACACACCCGCGTGTCCGGAAAGTGCTCTACCCGGGCCTGACCGACAATCAGTACCACGGATTGGCAAAGAAGCAGATGTCCGGATTCGGCTCATTGATATCGTTCTATCTCGACGGCGGGGAACAGGAGTCGCGCAAAGTGTGCGCCTCCACCAGGATCTTCGCGCTGGCGGAGTCGCTCGGTGGCGTCGAGTCGCTCATCGAGCACCCGGCGCTGATGACTCATGCATCGATCCCACGTGAGTTGCGCGAACCGCGCGGCTTGGGCGATGATCTGATCCGCCTCTCCGTCGGAATCGAGCATGTCGACGATCTCATCGCCGATATCGATTCCGCGCTGGCGTCGTACTGA
- a CDS encoding pyridoxal-phosphate dependent enzyme codes for MRSIDNVLKAIGQTPLVPLKRIGALLPMTLYAKVEFLNPGGSIKDRMALYIIDKAEREGLLKPGGTIVENTSGNTGVGVAMVAAVRGYRAIFTMPDKMSMEKVNLLKAYGAKVVVTPTNVPADSPESYYETAKRIARETPGSFYLNQYHNPDNIEAHYVSTGPEIWEQTDGAIDCLIAGIGTGGTLSGAGRYLKEQNPNLQILAIDPEGSVFYDWFKTGKLTDPKVYKVEGIGEDMLVKAMDFSIVDDMIRVNDKECFLMARRLTTEEGLFAGGSSGGAVSGAVTWLSDHPEIRCPVTILPDSGTRYLSKIYSDEWMRDNGFLVDSPSLGTVADLLRGRTAPIVTASVDEPVFKVVEKMKAHDISQLPVLDNGSLVGVINEGELLRQMMSGTHRIVEPVGAVVSRAVHTVTPTTPLVAVSEAFASGGREIAVVVENGDLRGVITKIDLLDYLAKTFKG; via the coding sequence ATCCGTTCAATCGACAACGTCCTGAAGGCCATTGGCCAGACGCCGTTGGTGCCCCTCAAACGCATCGGCGCATTGCTGCCGATGACGCTGTATGCCAAAGTCGAGTTTCTCAATCCCGGCGGTTCGATCAAAGACCGCATGGCGCTGTACATCATCGACAAGGCCGAGCGTGAGGGACTGCTAAAGCCGGGCGGGACGATCGTCGAGAACACGTCGGGTAACACCGGGGTCGGTGTCGCGATGGTGGCCGCGGTACGCGGCTACAGGGCGATCTTCACCATGCCCGACAAGATGTCGATGGAAAAGGTCAATCTGCTGAAAGCGTACGGCGCCAAAGTCGTCGTCACGCCGACCAATGTTCCCGCCGATTCGCCGGAGTCCTACTACGAGACCGCCAAGCGCATCGCGCGCGAAACGCCGGGGTCGTTCTACCTCAATCAGTATCACAACCCCGACAACATCGAGGCGCACTATGTCAGCACCGGCCCGGAAATCTGGGAGCAGACCGACGGTGCGATCGACTGTCTGATCGCCGGCATCGGCACCGGCGGCACGCTCTCCGGGGCGGGCCGATATCTCAAGGAGCAAAATCCCAATCTGCAGATCCTGGCCATCGACCCCGAAGGGTCGGTGTTTTACGATTGGTTCAAAACCGGCAAGCTGACCGATCCCAAAGTTTACAAAGTCGAGGGAATCGGCGAAGATATGCTCGTCAAAGCAATGGATTTTTCCATCGTCGATGACATGATCCGGGTCAACGACAAAGAGTGTTTCCTGATGGCGCGCCGTCTCACAACAGAAGAGGGGCTCTTCGCCGGCGGGTCGTCGGGCGGTGCGGTTTCCGGCGCGGTGACCTGGCTGTCCGATCATCCGGAAATCCGCTGTCCGGTGACGATCCTGCCCGATTCGGGCACGCGCTATCTCTCGAAGATTTATTCCGATGAATGGATGCGCGACAACGGGTTCCTCGTCGATTCACCGTCATTGGGAACCGTTGCCGATCTGCTGCGCGGACGCACCGCTCCGATTGTGACCGCATCGGTCGATGAGCCGGTGTTCAAGGTCGTCGAGAAGATGAAGGCGCACGACATCTCGCAGTTGCCGGTCCTCGACAATGGCTCGCTGGTCGGTGTCATCAATGAAGGAGAGTTGCTGCGCCAGATGATGTCGGGGACACATCGCATTGTCGAGCCGGTCGGCGCCGTTGTCAGCCGCGCTGTTCACACTGTGACGCCCACAACGCCGCTGGTCGCGGTTTCGGAAGCGTTTGCATCGGGAGGCCGCGAGATCGCTGTCGTCGTCGAAAATGGCGACCTGCGCGGCGTCATTACCAAAATCGATTTATTGGATTACCTCGCCAAAACCTTTAAGGGCTGA
- a CDS encoding MotA/TolQ/ExbB proton channel family protein yields the protein MRQGLFVTIVLVVSLATGFLIWTQLPDYLKQGGYLVAVLIALSVMLFAFIVERLFTLRKARGQMSVQAFFKRVVDSLRQQDYKSAVAVCDKQRGSCANVLRAGIERYAQIKESASLNPDKRIEETQRAIEEANALEVPLLERNLIALSTIASIATMVGLLGTTIGMIRAFQATGHAAGGVIDATQLATGISEALVNTAGGLFNAIIGIVAYNFFVNKVDSFNYTIDEASYEVVQLFKAREAGA from the coding sequence GTGAGGCAAGGGTTGTTCGTCACCATCGTGTTGGTGGTGTCGCTGGCCACTGGGTTTCTCATCTGGACCCAGCTTCCGGACTACTTGAAGCAGGGCGGCTATCTCGTGGCTGTTCTCATCGCGTTATCGGTCATGCTCTTCGCGTTCATTGTGGAGCGGCTCTTCACCTTGCGCAAGGCGCGCGGACAGATGTCGGTGCAGGCATTTTTCAAGAGAGTGGTCGATTCGCTCCGCCAGCAGGACTACAAGAGCGCGGTGGCCGTCTGCGACAAGCAGCGCGGGTCGTGCGCGAACGTCCTGCGCGCGGGAATTGAGCGTTATGCGCAGATCAAAGAGAGCGCTTCGCTGAATCCCGACAAGCGAATCGAGGAGACGCAGCGCGCCATCGAAGAGGCCAATGCTCTGGAAGTGCCGCTGCTGGAGCGCAATCTGATCGCCCTCTCGACGATCGCATCGATTGCGACCATGGTCGGTCTGCTGGGGACCACCATCGGTATGATCCGCGCGTTTCAGGCGACCGGCCATGCGGCCGGCGGCGTGATCGACGCGACGCAGTTGGCGACAGGTATCTCCGAGGCGTTGGTGAATACGGCGGGCGGGCTCTTCAATGCCATCATCGGTATTGTCGCGTACAACTTCTTCGTCAATAAAGTCGACAGTTTCAACTACACCATCGACGAGGCCTCCTACGAGGTCGTGCAGTTGTTCAAAGCCCGTGAGGCGGGGGCGTAA
- a CDS encoding DUF302 domain-containing protein, whose amino-acid sequence MEKTQYGYRVKTRSTFDEAVTQATEALAAEGFGILTEIDVRATLKKKINLDFRRYLILGACNPHLASRMLAEELDIGLLMPCNAIVYENDDGTATVSLLSAKAMADVTGRDDLTSIVDEAEERILRVVSALDRQIAV is encoded by the coding sequence ATGGAAAAGACCCAATACGGATACCGCGTCAAAACCAGATCGACATTCGATGAGGCGGTTACCCAGGCAACGGAGGCGCTGGCCGCTGAGGGATTCGGGATTCTAACCGAAATCGATGTGAGGGCGACACTGAAAAAGAAGATCAATCTCGACTTCCGGCGTTATCTCATCCTCGGCGCCTGCAACCCGCATTTGGCCTCGCGAATGCTCGCTGAGGAACTGGACATCGGACTGCTGATGCCGTGCAACGCGATTGTCTACGAGAACGACGACGGCACGGCGACTGTATCGTTGCTGTCCGCGAAAGCGATGGCCGACGTGACCGGCCGCGACGACCTCACTTCGATTGTCGATGAGGCGGAGGAGCGGATCCTACGTGTTGTATCGGCGCTGGACCGTCAAATCGCCGTGTGA
- a CDS encoding biopolymer transporter ExbD gives MLKKGKKRRVSIIIDMTPMVDIAFLLLIFYMATTQFKPPEQRQVTLPISTSQRDLPLKNFITITVTSVDSVFLDYIINVKKFSPEVGDSIEVPSREYVTANSSEVGDEIKRMQGLALRQGIRELYLVMKADQDASFGTVEEIMESMQESNLLSFQIVTDLDPSISRTGG, from the coding sequence ATGCTGAAAAAGGGCAAAAAGCGGAGAGTCAGCATCATCATCGACATGACGCCGATGGTGGATATCGCCTTCCTGCTGTTGATTTTCTACATGGCCACGACGCAGTTTAAGCCGCCGGAGCAGCGACAGGTCACGCTGCCGATCTCGACGTCCCAGCGCGACCTGCCCTTGAAGAACTTCATCACCATCACTGTGACCAGCGTCGATTCGGTCTTTCTCGACTATATCATCAATGTGAAAAAGTTCAGTCCTGAGGTCGGTGATTCGATCGAAGTCCCGTCGCGCGAATATGTGACAGCCAACTCTTCGGAGGTCGGCGATGAAATCAAGCGCATGCAGGGATTGGCGCTTCGGCAGGGCATCCGTGAGTTGTATCTCGTCATGAAGGCGGACCAGGACGCGTCATTTGGTACCGTTGAAGAGATCATGGAGTCTATGCAGGAGAGCAATCTCCTGAGCTTCCAAATCGTCACCGACCTGGATCCATCGATATCACGGACAGGCGGATAG
- a CDS encoding energy transducer TonB — MTASQSRGAIDYGALELKRYYQRSMALGVLIAAGIHLLAIGSVLLVQFIKAQARGGDDIPIVRISALSEIAAPPSMTEARPQISISEPDIAPPSIGIPTPVPDEEVVEEVRFATRAELAELQAPMSSSFGSGSGDSVVVDISLDDYFPAPSEFVAVEEQPVPIKRVEPPYPEIARLTGTEGTVWVQALVDKTGKVRDARVAKSSGSNVGFDEAAVEAALQCIYKPAIQNGQPVAVWVTYPVEFKLK, encoded by the coding sequence ATGACCGCATCCCAGTCACGCGGCGCCATCGATTACGGCGCGCTGGAGTTGAAGCGCTACTATCAGCGCAGCATGGCCCTTGGAGTGCTCATTGCAGCGGGCATCCATCTGTTGGCCATCGGCAGCGTTCTCCTGGTTCAGTTTATCAAGGCGCAGGCGCGCGGAGGAGACGACATTCCCATCGTGCGCATCAGCGCACTCTCGGAAATCGCGGCGCCGCCGTCGATGACGGAAGCCCGTCCGCAGATCTCCATCTCCGAACCCGACATCGCACCGCCGTCCATCGGCATTCCGACACCTGTACCTGATGAAGAAGTCGTTGAAGAGGTGCGGTTTGCGACGCGCGCCGAACTGGCCGAACTGCAGGCCCCGATGTCATCCAGCTTCGGTTCGGGGAGTGGCGACTCGGTTGTTGTCGATATCTCGCTCGATGATTATTTCCCGGCCCCGTCCGAGTTCGTGGCCGTTGAAGAACAGCCGGTTCCGATCAAGCGCGTGGAACCGCCGTACCCGGAAATCGCCCGCCTGACCGGAACCGAGGGCACCGTCTGGGTGCAGGCCTTAGTCGACAAGACCGGCAAGGTTCGCGATGCCAGAGTGGCCAAATCCTCCGGTTCCAATGTCGGCTTCGATGAGGCCGCCGTTGAAGCGGCACTGCAATGCATCTACAAACCCGCCATTCAAAACGGCCAGCCAGTGGCCGTGTGGGTCACCTATCCGGTCGAATTCAAACTGAAGTAA